cagttttaccagtaacagtactttatattttaattagtttaaaacactttctatttttgtgttattgttccaTTAAGATGCtgacctcctttcttctaatcttaaGTGCGTCTTCTCCAGGGTAAACaatcctaaggggctgatttactaagacatgaattcgaatccgaattggaaaaattccgattggaaaacgaacattttgcgactttttcatattttttgcgattttttcggcgcctttacgacttttcggaaatgatcgcgactttttcgctaccaatacgatttgcgcaaaaaaacgcgagtttttcgtagccgttccgaaaggtgcgcaaaatctggcgattttttcgtagcgttaaaacttgcgcgaaaagtcgcgcctttttcgtagcgttaaaacttaaaaggcgcgacgtttcgcgcaagttttaacgctacgaaaaaaacgcgacttttcgcgtaagttttaacactacaaaaaaatcgccagattttgcgcaactttcggaacggctacaaaaaactcgcattttttcgcgcaaatcatattggtaacgaaaaagtcgcgacaattttccgaaaaaatcgcaaaataccgatcattacgaaaaaagcgcaatcggatgcattcggcccgttcgtgggttagtaaatgtgccccttagtctttcttcataactgagatctTCCTACATTTTAGCAGCTTAGTCTCTCTTCTCTGGACTTCCTCTACTTGCCCTCTCCTGCTGTGAATCATGCGCATGTTAACCCTTAATGTGCTGGATCACTCTGATCTTTGCATAAAGTATGTTGCCGGCACATGCAGCCCAGTTATGCGCAGAATTTAATGTCAAAATGAAAGCAAGGATTTTGTGAATTGAAACATACTTTTTAGGGCAGTTTTACTTCATTAATATCACTTTACCTGACAAGCAGCAGGAGGACCTCCAACATTACGAAAACCAGCGCATATCATTGATTCACGAATTCTGTCTCCCCAGAATTTCTTATGCCTGCATGTCTTTGTGTCGATGATTGGTAGCCTGGCTTGGTTAAGAACTTCTGAAAGTGTTACATTTCCTTGACCAcctataaataagtaaataagttATAGAATATTTAGAATTTACCATATAAATTCCACATTTATTAGTAATATACTGGTGTGCATTATTCATCAAATACCCTAAATCTTTCTACAACCATATACATTATATTGAACAAAAACCTTTGAACATAGGGATAGAGTTACCATATACTTAATATTTGCAATACAAGTAAGTGTCACCATCACACCATTTACACTATCATGCACATTTACACTTTCACATAACATTTTGGGGGATGGGTGAGTTTTTCACACAACGCATTTTCAGAAACAACGCAATTTTTTTACCCATTATGGATTCTGGAGAATGAGTaaacatatatggttttctggggtgaaatatatttttgtgacttaaaataaaacataaaatgcagTTAATTTTGCAAAAGTGACCACAAGCACTATGGCAATTTGTATAGACTATTTTTATTTAGGGTTTCcaacatgccacatactttggtaattctCTGTAATCTACTATTCAGAAAACACATGGCATTCATACTTTTGATTTatgatttatcttggtacctgataACATGTGAAAAATAGAACTACATTGTAAGCTCTGAGTTAATAGTAGGAGTAGAAAGagatattttattttgaatttggcagaatgtgtactttgcaaattatatggtttcctgggttGAAATTACCATTAGTGTTAATTTTGGCCTTGCAATGTAAAGTATGGTAATTTGTGGAGCTGTGCTCTGTAAATTTGGCAGTGAACTGCTGGAGTTTTTTTTGAGTCAGTCAtgtctataaaattatatatatatattatgattatGAGCTAAACTTGGGAAAAActgggctttccaaatcagtcattttctaaaatatatttctgataTGTCTCTATATTTTTAAAGTGGAAGTGGTGAAGTGGAATGATACAAAAACTTTCCCTAGGTTTTATAACTGACCAACCCAGGAAATGCCCATAAAAAGGGAAAGCACAAAGCAACACAGCTGGGCTATGCAGTATTACTGCCTGCTGGTGGTCCATGAGCCCTCTCAAAAACCTGCCTTTCACCCAATCTCTCATGCTGTAGTCACCAGCATTGCTCCCTCCACTATCACTTACTTTCTCATTTTGTCTCTGGCAGTCATTCCCTCACAACCCTATCTGTCGATCTCCTGTCTAGATCTCCTGTATCATATGTAGCCATGTATCTATCACCAGTCTCCAATCTTGTTCTGAACTGTGCTCCCTATCTTGTCTACaactagttccagccctgaaatATTAATTTAACTATTAGGTTTAGTAGTCCTTTCAGTGGTACAGTTACTAAGGTCTTACCTCTGGTATCTCCCCATCCAGTCACCCAGCAGAAGTGCCCAGGATGCATAGCCATTTCTTTTTTTGGAAGACAGGCATAGTGTATGAAATGTGTTGTTATTATGTCCTCTGCTGGCTTGACCAAAGCAATGTCATAATCCAGATCATTAAGCTGAGGGTAGCTAAAGCGTTCATGTCTGTATATGCGCTTTACAGAGTAAACCTTTTCTGTAGCTTCTGTACGATTGAGGTTATGCTTGCCAACAACAATCCTCCAGTTTGCTGCGTCTTCTGCCTTCCCCCTTatcaataaacatatataaagtataaatacataCTTATACTTATCGTCGTACTGCACATGCAGGAGTTTTTAATTACCAGATATAACCAAAAGGTACTCATATCATTCCTTGTAAACCTAGCACATTTTAAGCTTGTGTTGTAATTAAGAATAAAAACGTACATTATTTCTATGTAAAGTTTAATTAGACAGTTCTTTAGAATAAATTTAATAGGTAATAATATTTGAAATCATGTTTCCAAATAGATACAACACTTTACTGTTTCAAACACTTACTTCTGAAAGCAATGGGCGGCAGTGAGAATCCAGCTCTTGTGAATGAGTGTCCCCCCACAAACATGAACATATTTCTTACCTCCTCGAGGCCTGaccttgtttttaaaaaaaacaaaacagaaatgtaaataaattgcTACATATTTACCATCACTGCAAAATACAACATGATTAAACAAATATGTTTACTAAACAGGCATTTGCAAAGCTTTCAGGTGTCCTGAAATGTACCCGAAGCATCTTTTGTAGCACAATCTGCTGCATTTTGGTGCCTGCCTGTCACCACCAGTGAGAAAACCTTGGTTTTGAAGCTACAATAAAAGCCTTACAGCAAATACAAACTTTTACTTATTTATCTGCAGTGTTAAATTACATGATAGGAggaaaaacaaagaagaaaaagagaaatagaAAGTAACAGTGGGAGACAATGTGGTCATCTAACAAATACTGTCAATATGTTAGGGGTTAATATTCAGACAAGGAGCCCATAGGGGTCACTTATCTTACCTCAGGACGCAATTGCTAAAGCTCAATGGGGCACATTGTTAATGATGTACTTACTCTCAGCAAGAAAATTCAAGGAAcattatgttgaaaaaaaaaagtttgtgtctTCTCCAGACTTACTATTAACAAAAAAAGTCAGCAaggctgatgggggggggggggggggagagtaatTTATTGACTAGGTTTATCCAGTGCACAACTGTGGGCCCTGAGGTCAGCATTCAGTTCATAATCACTATTTTCCTAGCATAATTTTATTGAATTCTAAAAAGATACCTGATTGTTCAAAAAGACAAGATCCTTTACCAGACATACATCTGGGGTATAGCGGTTGGGAAAAGCCAGATCTTCCTCTAAGAAATGATGGAAATTCCCATGATAGGTGGAAGCTTCATCATCTAGGGCAGTCAGCCTCTgaccaagttttggttgcataataaccaggtgtactgccaaacagagccttgtgtaggctgccagtccaaataggGACTGCCAAAATTCAGAGGGTAGAATTCTGCaatttgtatttaattataagtaaatatataattttaaacaagTTCACTTTTACCCACAAAGTAAGGGGGGAGTCCTGACCTAGCTGCATCTGTATCCTGAACTTACCAGCAGCAGGCTCAGCTTTATAGTATGTAATAGAAAGATCTGCTAAGATTGGTATTTCACTAAATTTGAATTTAGTGAACCACTTAAGTACCTGTGTAACAAAATGTTAATTTCATACAGGGTCCAGAGGAAGTATTTCTGAATAATGTTTGTTAATAGTAAGccatgaaaaaaaactttttttttttattataatgttcCTTGCCATTTCTTGCTGAGTAAAACCAATTATTTCATTAACAATAACAAATGCTTGGTTAAAAAGTAAGggtaaagttaagttaaaggaacagcaacacaaaaaaatgaaagtgtatcaaagtaagtaatatattatgtatattttgtaaaatgtttgcttcagaaatccaAATATAGTTTTACataaacaaagttgctgtgtagcaatgggggcaaccattcaactggaaaagggagaaaaggcacagattacatagcagataacagataagttgcattgattcccattgtattctacaaagcttatctattatctgctgtgtaacctgtgccttttctccttttttccagcttgattggctgccccct
The sequence above is a segment of the Xenopus tropicalis strain Nigerian chromosome 7, UCB_Xtro_10.0, whole genome shotgun sequence genome. Coding sequences within it:
- the LOC100497505 gene encoding elastase-1 isoform X1, which translates into the protein MILKDLFFLPFVLSVAQATLPQHRIYPKFLHLDWPGDCGVSFFQQNTAGRIVSGNEVRPYSWPWQVSLQVRPRGGKKYVHVCGGTLIHKSWILTAAHCFQKGKAEDAANWRIVVGKHNLNRTEATEKVYSVKRIYRHERFSYPQLNDLDYDIALVKPAEDIITTHFIHYACLPKKEMAMHPGHFCWVTGWGDTRGGQGNVTLSEVLNQARLPIIDTKTCRHKKFWGDRIRESMICAGFRNVGGPPAACQGDSGGPLVCQDGRGRWEVHGIVSFGPVGCTVENKPSVFTKTSTYIPWIEATRIRDLFLQ
- the LOC100497505 gene encoding elastase-1 isoform X2, with protein sequence MQQIVLQKMLRVRPRGGKKYVHVCGGTLIHKSWILTAAHCFQKGKAEDAANWRIVVGKHNLNRTEATEKVYSVKRIYRHERFSYPQLNDLDYDIALVKPAEDIITTHFIHYACLPKKEMAMHPGHFCWVTGWGDTRGGQGNVTLSEVLNQARLPIIDTKTCRHKKFWGDRIRESMICAGFRNVGGPPAACQGDSGGPLVCQDGRGRWEVHGIVSFGPVGCTVENKPSVFTKTSTYIPWIEATRIRDLFLQ